Proteins encoded within one genomic window of Brienomyrus brachyistius isolate T26 chromosome 22, BBRACH_0.4, whole genome shotgun sequence:
- the si:ch73-248e21.5 gene encoding uncharacterized protein si:ch73-248e21.5 isoform X8, whose product MSLLQPLFITSLLLCFPAFHTQQSLTTNSDSSPRPTTDAPKQLHSISRAPEPSTQFASVTLISKAVESLTEPGPESSTSEQFLESSTAPTIQPTAESVPESPTTAIVQPTTEPVPESSTAPTIQPTAESLPESPTTAIVQPTTEPVPESSTAPTIQPTAESLPESSAAPTIQPTTESDPESSTSPTIQPTTEPVPESSTTPIAQPITEHVPELSTVPITQPTTELISEISSTPTAQTTAETILGKTSPQGNTLTIIGKPSTLRPVLLPESSTLETSSFKATMTQTVPKSTSQNIVPLEAKVGVNNTGMQWKTIVIVLILMAGIATIACVLWGVSTTGKSKRKSDGEWDVCGGDRADGGEDRSREETVRDEFGSPGLVLVSFIPKDSGVGAAGTKEERRWNEMEALLFIDEDPN is encoded by the exons ATGTCACTCTTACAGCCTCTGTTTATTACTTCATTGCTGCTCTGCTTCCCTGCTTTCCATACCCAACAATCCCTCACAACTAATTCGGATTCTTCACCACGCCCCACAACTGATGCTCCTAAACAGCTTCATAGCATTTCCAGGGCTCCTGAACCTTCCACACAGTTTGCTTCGGTAACACTTATTAGCAAAGCTGTCGAATCACTCACAGAACCTGGTCCAGAATCATCTACTTCCGAGCAATTCCTTGAATCATCTACTGCTCCAACCATCCAACCTACCGCAGAATCTGTTCCAGAATCAC CTACTACTGCAATTGTCCAGCCTACCACAGAACCTGTTCCAGAATCATCTACTGCTCCCACCATCCAACCTACCGCAGAATCTCTTCCAGAATCACCTACTACTGCAATTGTCCAGCCTACCACAGAACCTGTTCCAGAATCATCTACTGCTCCCACCATCCAACCTACCGCAGAATCTCTTCCAGAATCATCTGCTGCTCCAACTATCCAGCCGACCACAGAATCTGATCCTGAATCATCTACTTCTCCAACCATTCAGCCTACTACTGAACCTGTTCCAGAATCATCTACTACTCCAATTGCTCAGCCTATCACAGAACATGTTCCAGAATTGTCTACTGTCCCAATTACCCAACCAACCAcagagcttatttcagaaaTATCTAGCACCCCAACTGCCCAGACTACTGCAGAAACCATTCTGGGAAAAACTAGTCCCCAAGGCAATACTCTGACCATCATAGGAAAACCTTCCACATTACGTCCTGTGCTTCTTCCAGAAAGTTCTACCCTGGAAACCTCCTCCTTCAAGGCTACTATGACCCAGACGGTACCCAAGTCTACTTCGCAGAACATTGTCCCCTTAGAAGCCAAAGTCGGTGTCAATAACACTGGCATGCAGTGGAAGACCATTGTCATCGTGCTCATTCTGATGGCCGGCATTGCCACTATTGCCTGTGTCTTGTGGGGCGTCAGCACCACCGGCAAGTCAAAAAGGAAGAGTGATGGGGAGTGGGACGTTTGTGGGGGTGACAGAGCTGATGGAGGGGAGGATAGAAGCCGGGAGGAGACAGTTAGGGATGAGTTTGGCAGCCCGGGACTCGTGTTGGTCTCATTCATCCCCAAAGACTCGGGAGTGGGCGCAGCTGGGACGAAGGAAGAGCGAAGGTGGAATGAAATGGAGGCCTTGCTGTTCATCGACGAGGACCCAAACTAG
- the si:ch73-248e21.5 gene encoding uncharacterized protein si:ch73-248e21.5 isoform X7, which produces MSLLQPLFITSLLLCFPAFHTQQSLTTNSDSSPRPTTDAPKQLHSISRAPEPSTQFASVTLISKAVESLTEPGPESSTSEQFLESSTAPTIQPTAESLPESPTTAIVQPTTEPVPESSTAPTIQPTAESLPESPTTAIVQPTTEPVPESSTAPTIQPTAESLPESSAAPTIQPTTESDPESSTSPTIQPTTEPVPESSTTPIAQPITEHVPELSTVPITQPTTELISEISSTPTAQTTAETILGKTSPQGNTLTIIGKPSTLRPVLLPESSTLETSSFKATMTQTVPKSTSQNIVPLEAKVGVNNTGMQWKTIVIVLILMAGIATIACVLWGVSTTGKSKRKSDGEWDVCGGDRADGGEDRSREETVRDEFGSPGLVLVSFIPKDSGVGAAGTKEERRWNEMEALLFIDEDPN; this is translated from the exons ATGTCACTCTTACAGCCTCTGTTTATTACTTCATTGCTGCTCTGCTTCCCTGCTTTCCATACCCAACAATCCCTCACAACTAATTCGGATTCTTCACCACGCCCCACAACTGATGCTCCTAAACAGCTTCATAGCATTTCCAGGGCTCCTGAACCTTCCACACAGTTTGCTTCGGTAACACTTATTAGCAAAGCTGTCGAATCACTCACAGAACCTGGTCCAGAATCATCTACTTCCGAGCAATTCCTTGAATCATCTACTGCTCCAACCATCCAAC CTACCGCAGAATCTCTTCCAGAATCACCTACTACTGCAATTGTCCAGCCTACCACAGAACCTGTTCCAGAATCATCTACTGCTCCCACCATCCAACCTACCGCAGAATCTCTTCCAGAATCACCTACTACTGCAATTGTCCAGCCTACCACAGAACCTGTTCCAGAATCATCTACTGCTCCCACCATCCAACCTACCGCAGAATCTCTTCCAGAATCATCTGCTGCTCCAACTATCCAGCCGACCACAGAATCTGATCCTGAATCATCTACTTCTCCAACCATTCAGCCTACTACTGAACCTGTTCCAGAATCATCTACTACTCCAATTGCTCAGCCTATCACAGAACATGTTCCAGAATTGTCTACTGTCCCAATTACCCAACCAACCAcagagcttatttcagaaaTATCTAGCACCCCAACTGCCCAGACTACTGCAGAAACCATTCTGGGAAAAACTAGTCCCCAAGGCAATACTCTGACCATCATAGGAAAACCTTCCACATTACGTCCTGTGCTTCTTCCAGAAAGTTCTACCCTGGAAACCTCCTCCTTCAAGGCTACTATGACCCAGACGGTACCCAAGTCTACTTCGCAGAACATTGTCCCCTTAGAAGCCAAAGTCGGTGTCAATAACACTGGCATGCAGTGGAAGACCATTGTCATCGTGCTCATTCTGATGGCCGGCATTGCCACTATTGCCTGTGTCTTGTGGGGCGTCAGCACCACCGGCAAGTCAAAAAGGAAGAGTGATGGGGAGTGGGACGTTTGTGGGGGTGACAGAGCTGATGGAGGGGAGGATAGAAGCCGGGAGGAGACAGTTAGGGATGAGTTTGGCAGCCCGGGACTCGTGTTGGTCTCATTCATCCCCAAAGACTCGGGAGTGGGCGCAGCTGGGACGAAGGAAGAGCGAAGGTGGAATGAAATGGAGGCCTTGCTGTTCATCGACGAGGACCCAAACTAG
- the si:ch73-248e21.5 gene encoding uncharacterized protein si:ch73-248e21.5 isoform X3: MSLLQPLFITSLLLCFPAFHTQQSLTTNSDSSPRPTTDAPKQLHSISRAPEPSTQFASVTLISKAVESLTEPGPESSTSEQFLESSTAPTIQPTAESVPESPTTAIVQPTTETVPESSTAPTIQPTAESLPESPTTAIVQPTTEPVPESSTAPTIQPTAESLPESPTTAIVQPTTEPVPESSTAPTIQPTAESLPESSAAPTIQPTTESDPESSTSPTIQPTTEPVPESSTTPIAQPITEHVPELSTVPITQPTTELISEISSTPTAQTTAETILGKTSPQGNTLTIIGKPSTLRPVLLPESSTLETSSFKATMTQTVPKSTSQNIVPLEAKVGVNNTGMQWKTIVIVLILMAGIATIACVLWGVSTTGKSKRKSDGEWDVCGGDRADGGEDRSREETVRDEFGSPGLVLVSFIPKDSGVGAAGTKEERRWNEMEALLFIDEDPN; this comes from the coding sequence ATGTCACTCTTACAGCCTCTGTTTATTACTTCATTGCTGCTCTGCTTCCCTGCTTTCCATACCCAACAATCCCTCACAACTAATTCGGATTCTTCACCACGCCCCACAACTGATGCTCCTAAACAGCTTCATAGCATTTCCAGGGCTCCTGAACCTTCCACACAGTTTGCTTCGGTAACACTTATTAGCAAAGCTGTCGAATCACTCACAGAACCTGGTCCAGAATCATCTACTTCCGAGCAATTCCTTGAATCATCTACTGCTCCAACCATCCAACCTACCGCAGAATCTGTTCCAGAATCACCTACTACTGCAATTGTCCAGCCTACCACAGAAACTGTTCCAGAATCATCTACTGCTCCCACCATCCAACCTACCGCAGAATCTCTTCCAGAATCACCTACTACTGCAATTGTCCAGCCTACCACAGAACCTGTTCCAGAATCATCTACTGCTCCCACCATCCAACCTACCGCAGAATCTCTTCCAGAATCACCTACTACTGCAATTGTCCAGCCTACCACAGAACCTGTTCCAGAATCATCTACTGCTCCCACCATCCAACCTACCGCAGAATCTCTTCCAGAATCATCTGCTGCTCCAACTATCCAGCCGACCACAGAATCTGATCCTGAATCATCTACTTCTCCAACCATTCAGCCTACTACTGAACCTGTTCCAGAATCATCTACTACTCCAATTGCTCAGCCTATCACAGAACATGTTCCAGAATTGTCTACTGTCCCAATTACCCAACCAACCAcagagcttatttcagaaaTATCTAGCACCCCAACTGCCCAGACTACTGCAGAAACCATTCTGGGAAAAACTAGTCCCCAAGGCAATACTCTGACCATCATAGGAAAACCTTCCACATTACGTCCTGTGCTTCTTCCAGAAAGTTCTACCCTGGAAACCTCCTCCTTCAAGGCTACTATGACCCAGACGGTACCCAAGTCTACTTCGCAGAACATTGTCCCCTTAGAAGCCAAAGTCGGTGTCAATAACACTGGCATGCAGTGGAAGACCATTGTCATCGTGCTCATTCTGATGGCCGGCATTGCCACTATTGCCTGTGTCTTGTGGGGCGTCAGCACCACCGGCAAGTCAAAAAGGAAGAGTGATGGGGAGTGGGACGTTTGTGGGGGTGACAGAGCTGATGGAGGGGAGGATAGAAGCCGGGAGGAGACAGTTAGGGATGAGTTTGGCAGCCCGGGACTCGTGTTGGTCTCATTCATCCCCAAAGACTCGGGAGTGGGCGCAGCTGGGACGAAGGAAGAGCGAAGGTGGAATGAAATGGAGGCCTTGCTGTTCATCGACGAGGACCCAAACTAG